The proteins below come from a single Acidovorax sp. NCPPB 4044 genomic window:
- a CDS encoding ComEA family DNA-binding protein: MNRGPGRPANAGQRFRAGRVLGLGRTAAALALCAGLWPAAACATDVNTASVAELDGIRGIGPAMSRRILQARAQAPFTDWQDLIARVPGLGRQSAARLSQEGLTVGGAALAPLPAPLPKASRAGAGTGP, encoded by the coding sequence ATGAACCGCGGCCCAGGCCGCCCCGCGAACGCCGGCCAGCGGTTCCGCGCAGGCAGGGTCTTGGGGCTGGGCCGCACCGCTGCGGCCCTCGCGCTGTGCGCAGGGCTCTGGCCCGCAGCCGCATGCGCCACCGACGTGAACACCGCCTCGGTGGCCGAACTCGATGGCATCCGGGGCATCGGGCCCGCGATGTCCCGCCGCATCCTGCAAGCGCGCGCACAAGCGCCGTTCACCGACTGGCAGGATCTCATCGCACGCGTCCCGGGCCTGGGCCGGCAGTCGGCGGCGCGGCTGTCGCAGGAGGGGCTGACCGTGGGCGGCGCGGCGCTGGCCCCGCTGCCGGCACCGCTGCCGAAAGCCTCCCGCGCAGGTGCCGGCACGGGGCCCTGA